The DNA segment atttgaggtgCTCAAATTAAAGTAAGGAATCCTTTTTGCCGTGTGAATTTCTTGTTTGCTACACGGAATATCATGATAACTCCATATTAATTCTATGACCGCTTACGTCGAAACTATAAAAGATGACAGGAGTTACCCTCATGAAATTCcttttacacatttaaaaaaaaatgatagacaaTGCAACCAGTACGGTTCACACTGTTGAGCAGACTCGCTCAAATGCCAGTTGAAACTGAGTGGAAGGTGACGTAACGATATACAGCGAGAGAAATCCTAACTGTACgtcattcttttttaaataacgGCGTAAATACCGAAGTTTTGCTCCTTCAGTTTAAAGAGGCCAGAGTCATCATCATCTCACTACAGAAAGAAAAACCATGGGAATTCCTGGCACAACAAGGGAGAAAAAGAGTGGAATTCCCCGGTCCACTCAGTCAGCTTTAAACTCTCCTGCAAGGCAAGGGTCGACACCAGTTGAGGAGCGGCAGCCACCCAAGGCTCTGCACTGAGTGACGGAGTCGAGTGATAGTCGGTCCCGCCTGGCAGACAGTTTCAGACGGACCCTCCAAGGAAGATCGAAGGACTGCGTACACAGATTTTCTTGTAAGTAGTCTCAACTTCCTGGTGATAAGGAGTTCCTTTTCTGTTGTCAGTGTGTTGTCTgtaatgaagaaatatatcaCTGTATATACGTTTTTAACGCATTTCAGTTGAATGAGTATAGACTTTTAATGTGGTTTTATCTAtctattgtacacacacacatatataatatatatatgtgtgtgtatagatgcacatgtgtgtatgtggtaGAAATGAGGTTACTGAAGGGTGTTTATAGTGTCCCTTCGGTTCCTTGGTGCACCCACTTTAGCATTGTACTTCATCTCCGCTCATGGTTCAACTTTTCCACCACACTGTGTAACCTTTcgaactattacttcttagtgcagatCCATGTACTTCATCTCACATTTTCTGGATTTCTACATCTTGTTGAccaatcactccaactccctcttttcattgtcttgaaagcgctgaatggctgaaaccGCCCCAGGATTCCTTCATTCACATAACTGCGTAGTATATTTGTGGAACTTGAGAACGACAGATATTGTGACATGTTATTGGGTGCCATCTATCGATGCTTTCTTTCTCGTTCAATATTGTGTgtgcaagtaaagaaaaaaagtgttagtgtttgtgagagagagagagagagagagagagtagaacttTTGCATATGAGTGATACGATTATTCTTGCAACGCTTCCTGCATCgagtgaaatataaacaaagagcAAATGTGAAATCGATCATCAAAATCCAAAACTTTGCAATACCCTTCAACAGAGGCTGGTCTTTTGTTTCTTGGGGAAAGTTTCGAAGGGTACTTACTGAGGGATTCCTCGGCTAAGGATACCGGGAATTCTCATGTCTCTCCTTAAAGGTCAGTGataattttgcacatttttcaaGAATCCGATTAGATGTACTCATATGTACATAGTATGCTCACACCCTCTTACGTACACACATCTTAATATGTATTTACCTATTGTGTGTTAATACCCTTATAATTTGAAGAGTACGTCAATTATACGGAGTACAAGCAAAGCAAAAGCCTTAGACGAAGGCTTATAGTGCCTAACACCACAGAAACAACACAGGAGGAACTGCATTTGTAAGAGAACAACTGCCCTTTCGTAGATATTGACTTGCTCTGtgatttttatcatgattttgttAAACCTCCTAGTACACcgttttttctttgtaatctatTCGCAACGACATTTATCAGTAACTTCTTGGGCATGTCGTTTTTTGCGTTGTTTATACTGGATTAAAATATAGTGCCAATTGTAGATGCAAAGGAATATTGTGTCATTAGTGTGTTGGTTTTCCTTCTATCCAATTAAGAGTGGCTAGTTTTGGACTTTGAATGACTAAATATCATAGTGGGTTTTTGATGAGATTTAGACATTTCACTCGAATTTGTGCTGATAAATATGTGAGTGAGCGTTATTAACTTTGATTTATGCTGTTAGTATTACTTTGATATTTTCTTGAATGAATGTTTAATGGGTGGCATATAATCAGGTGTTTCAATGCTGTCTTTAGGTATGATTTTTGTATAGATTATGAATCtcctttttaaaaagatttgaataattttttaaacttaatttgaAACATGAggtaattttgtgtgtttttaattctttatttgaaACATGAgataattttgtgtatttttaattccTTTAGTCTTTTCTGATGTAAAATTATGGATTTTTCTTGTATGATTGTCGTTCAATTTATGATCTTTACTGAATTCTGCAGGTTGTGTCAGCCGTAAGAGAATATGGCCAGGAGGACATCAACGTCATTTGGCGCCTTGCTGCCGCTGCTGATATCAGCCATTTGCTTCTACGGTTAGTTAAAcgacttttttttatccttgcttACCTCTTCAAGGGGAAAGCAAAGAGTCACAGATtagtatattgtgtcagaactgAATTTATTCGAATTCCATGTATTTCACTCTTCTTCCAAACTGGATTCTATTTGTTTGTTCTCCTTGATTGCTACAATCTTTTATCATTGAAGAGGGAGGTCAAACAACGTTCCCTTCCACCTCATTTCTTATTCCCTGGGCTGGATAGAGACATTCTTTTCTTCCGACTCCATGCCTAAGCTCCTGAAATTTACGAATGAATGTAAAGCTATTGTTTTTACTCGGACAAAGTCTTTAGTTTTGTAATGTATGGTTAATTCTACAACATGGAGTTTATTTTAGCTCGATTTTCACTTTGTATTTACAGAAGCAGATGCTGAGGCTATACTGTGCACAGAGGTTGGCCAGTTCAGTTTACCCGGTAAGTACAGAATTACCTTTTATATTGTAGCTGTTGTGGAAGGGAGGGTGAAAAACAGATCACCGGAAAATCGTGTTTTGcttcgtaaaaatgaaaattagcgAAAAGTGACAGGACCGTAAACCGTAAATCACTTAGTCATTCTGATCTGTTGTTTACTTGTGTGTTTGAGTACAATACACACAAATTTCCTTTTGCAATTTTTAGGTAAAATACACCAAGCAAAGTTTTCAAGAATTACATCCATATCTGTAGCAGGAAGTGGGACTCACTATTTAgttagtgtttttgtttgttcccAGTTCATTCACTTATTTTACTCCAATGCAGTTGCactaattattttctgtttattagaGGAATGTTATTTTTCGGGTTATTATAATGGTGATTATAATAAGTGATGGTTCTGATAGTTCTAATGAtaatatttgtttgaaatttcAGATTCATGCGAAGAATACTTTGAATGCAGACCCTACAGAGGCAAGGTATATTCCAGACGTCTATTATGCCCAGCTGGAACTATGTTTGATGATATTCTTCGTGAATGTACTCCGACTGACCAGCTCACTAGTCCCCTGCGCTGCGTGCAGAAAAATATGCCCATTGAGAAGACTGCACTTGGTGGATCCATTGTAGAAAATTTTACCATCTGTGACCTTATGAATGCCATAGAGGGCTACACCACCCTGGTTGCCACTACTCCTCTTATGCGTGAGTCTTTTGCCCATCAGGCACAGTACAATAAGCACATCGCTCATTACAACAGGGATCTGGAAAAGGCCCAGAACAATACAATCCCCTGGAGAAATGGCGATAGTATTTTGAGTGGCCTTAAAAATGTTTACCATAAGGCCAATGCGTATAAAGGGGAATTCCAAAGGAAAGTAGCCATAAATAAGAAAGAGATTCAGGCTTTGTCTACCCGTGAGCTGAACCAGAAACATCTCGACAGACTGAAGAAAGACATCCAGAGTCTACAGAATGAGATCAATGGTGCTCAAGCAGCCCTTGCAGTTACAGATGCTGCTGCTGTCCAACAGTACTTTGAAGGTGTCATCAGCTCCAAGACTCGGGAAATTGAACGTAAGCAGCAGCAGATCAATTCTTATTCTAAGGAAGGACTTATCATTAATGAATTGACTAACTTCCTAGGCTTTGTTAAGGATGATGTTGATAAGGTTGGAGGGCTGGCTATGCAGTGGCAGTTGCAGTTGACTTCTCTGTTGGAGAACATTGGCAGTGATGCCGATGCGTATGACAGGTATGCAATCAGGATGGGGGAGGATATAAAACTTTTGACTAAAGAAGAAACTGTTATAGAAGATGGCTTGGTAGGAATTGTAGCTGAAGAGGAGCGTCTGGAAGGAGACAAG comes from the Macrobrachium rosenbergii isolate ZJJX-2024 chromosome 3, ASM4041242v1, whole genome shotgun sequence genome and includes:
- the LOC136853461 gene encoding uncharacterized protein MCAP_0864-like, with the translated sequence MARRTSTSFGALLPLLISAICFYEADAEAILCTEVGQFSLPDSCEEYFECRPYRGKVYSRRLLCPAGTMFDDILRECTPTDQLTSPLRCVQKNMPIEKTALGGSIVENFTICDLMNAIEGYTTLVATTPLMRESFAHQAQYNKHIAHYNRDLEKAQNNTIPWRNGDSILSGLKNVYHKANAYKGEFQRKVAINKKEIQALSTRELNQKHLDRLKKDIQSLQNEINGAQAALAVTDAAAVQQYFEGVISSKTREIERKQQQINSYSKEGLIINELTNFLGFVKDDVDKVGGLAMQWQLQLTSLLENIGSDADAYDRYAIRMGEDIKLLTKEETVIEDGLVGIVAEEERLEGDKSTLNGQLDTLNAENSEINQQVAELVFVVQNKTDMLGDLQASLCRIGGRISSLINENSTKLEVERACNLIMQQENVNLDVSAEEAQIRKLRQEAKKNRRQIRMILDRLSSITEELRTLFGSVSPQKTRLDQIKVEKSSLQSHANDLENLQTGVTTALNALVKLKEELQNLQDTFESLSSQIQSMIGQANAATSEDDKHPRRMAIEEAVDNMQLKLELLYLPDLSKC